One SAR324 cluster bacterium genomic region harbors:
- the rpmD gene encoding 50S ribosomal protein L30 translates to MAQKIKIKLVKSSNHSQKNQKLTLLGLGLKKINQERILENSPSVRGMLSKVQHLLEIELVN, encoded by the coding sequence ATGGCACAGAAAATCAAAATAAAATTAGTAAAAAGTAGCAACCATTCTCAAAAAAACCAAAAATTAACATTGCTGGGTTTGGGACTTAAGAAAATAAATCAGGAACGAATATTGGAAAACTCTCCAAGTGTTCGTGGGATGTTGAGCAAAGTTCAACATTTGTTGGAAATTGAATTGGTGAATTGA
- the rplF gene encoding 50S ribosomal protein L6: MSRIGKRPVIISKGIKVTFENKKLAVSGPKGQLEFVVPEKVDIEISEGSLQVIADYHNDVQAKTMMGTTQATITNMVIGVSKGFTKQLNLVGVGYRAALSGNVLELSLGFSHPVKFELPTGIKAVVPANTQIRLESCDKQLLGQVAANIRKFRPPEPYKGKGIIFDGEKIRRKVGKTGKK, from the coding sequence ATGTCTAGGATTGGTAAGCGTCCTGTAATAATTTCAAAAGGTATCAAGGTTACTTTTGAAAATAAAAAATTAGCAGTTTCGGGGCCAAAAGGGCAGTTGGAATTTGTAGTTCCTGAAAAAGTAGATATTGAAATTTCAGAAGGATCATTACAAGTCATCGCGGATTATCATAATGATGTCCAGGCAAAGACTATGATGGGAACTACTCAGGCCACAATTACTAATATGGTGATTGGTGTGAGTAAAGGTTTCACAAAACAACTAAACCTGGTAGGCGTTGGATACCGTGCGGCTTTGTCAGGCAATGTGCTGGAATTAAGCTTAGGTTTTTCACATCCTGTAAAATTTGAATTACCAACAGGAATCAAGGCTGTCGTTCCTGCGAATACTCAAATCCGGTTAGAAAGTTGTGACAAGCAGTTGTTAGGTCAAGTTGCGGCAAATATTAGAAAATTCCGCCCACCTGAACCATATAAAGGTAAAGGTATCATATTTGATGGTGAGAAAATTCGTAGAAAAGTAGGTAAAACAGGTAAGAAATAA
- a CDS encoding 50S ribosomal protein L18, giving the protein MPKTSQSMLARKHRHKRIRKKITGSSICPRLSVFRSAKHVYVQAIDDEKGQTLACSSTISLKSALQGYSGNLDAAVQVGKDIAQKLLTQSIDRVVFDRGGFLYHGRVKALAEAARENGLQF; this is encoded by the coding sequence ATGCCAAAAACATCTCAGAGTATGTTAGCCAGAAAACATCGTCATAAACGGATACGTAAAAAAATTACGGGGTCGTCAATCTGCCCAAGATTGTCCGTATTTCGTTCAGCAAAACATGTTTATGTACAGGCAATTGATGATGAAAAAGGGCAAACGTTAGCATGTTCATCAACAATTTCCCTTAAAAGTGCTTTGCAGGGATACAGTGGCAATCTTGATGCTGCTGTTCAAGTGGGTAAAGACATAGCTCAAAAACTGTTGACGCAATCCATAGATCGAGTGGTATTTGACCGTGGTGGATTTTTGTATCATGGCCGTGTAAAAGCATTGGCTGAAGCAGCCAGAGAAAATGGTTTACAGTTTTAG
- the rpsE gene encoding 30S ribosomal protein S5 has product MTEKNSEKSELIEKIIRVSRVAKVVKGGRRFSFSALVVVGDGNGKAGFGVGKANEVTEAIRKGVSQATRSMKTIVFEENTIPHEIKGHFGSGLVLLKPAPKGHGIIAAGAVRAVMEASGIADISAKSLGSRNPHNMVRATFDGLAQLRTFEEVARLRGKSVEYLKSHK; this is encoded by the coding sequence TTGACAGAAAAAAACTCAGAGAAGAGCGAACTCATTGAAAAAATAATACGTGTAAGTCGAGTTGCCAAAGTCGTAAAAGGTGGTAGACGTTTTAGTTTCAGTGCGTTGGTTGTGGTCGGTGACGGAAATGGTAAAGCAGGTTTTGGCGTTGGTAAAGCTAATGAAGTGACGGAAGCAATTCGTAAAGGCGTTAGTCAAGCGACACGATCCATGAAAACAATTGTATTTGAAGAAAATACAATTCCACATGAAATTAAAGGTCATTTCGGATCCGGATTGGTTTTGCTTAAACCTGCCCCCAAAGGTCATGGAATTATTGCGGCCGGTGCGGTTCGCGCTGTGATGGAAGCGTCAGGTATTGCCGATATATCTGCAAAGTCTTTGGGTTCCCGTAATCCTCATAATATGGTCAGAGCAACTTTTGACGGATTAGCTCAATTGCGAACTTTTGAAGAAGTTGCCAGATTAAGAGGCAAATCAGTTGAATACCTAAAATCTCATAAGTAG
- the secY gene encoding preprotein translocase subunit SecY, with product MWESLQNIFKVEELRDRILFTLFMLVVFRIGAHIPTPGIDGVALSAFFEAQSGTILRFFDMFTGGALARLTVFALGIMPYISASIIIQLLTVVFPYLERLAKEGDAGRRKITAYTRYGTIVLSVIQGFGISVGLQSMAAPDGSPVVISTMSSWGFRALTIITLTAGTTFLMWMGEQISERGIGNGISLIIFAGIVVDIPGALINSIRLVQAGQLSVLVLVFTSILMILVIFAVIFMETAYRKIPVQYAKRVQGNKMVGGQSSHLPLKINSSGVIPPIFASSILAFPATITGFIAIPWVQSISNQLMPGRLVHSILFVMMIFFFCFFYTAIQFNPVKIAEEMKRYGGYILGIRPGKKTAEYINAVLTRLTFGGAFYLAAICILPSVLFVMFNVPFSFGGTALLIVVGVGLDTIKQIEAFLLNRNYDGFTRKSKRRRVGSRAMKL from the coding sequence ATGTGGGAATCACTTCAAAATATATTTAAAGTTGAGGAATTGCGTGACCGTATATTGTTCACGTTGTTTATGCTCGTTGTTTTTAGAATTGGCGCACATATACCAACACCGGGAATAGATGGTGTTGCGCTGTCAGCATTCTTTGAGGCGCAATCTGGTACAATATTACGCTTTTTTGACATGTTTACAGGAGGCGCACTCGCAAGATTAACTGTATTTGCACTAGGTATTATGCCTTATATCAGTGCTTCAATTATTATACAGTTATTGACAGTAGTCTTCCCATATTTGGAAAGATTAGCAAAGGAAGGGGATGCCGGACGAAGAAAAATTACAGCTTATACACGATATGGTACAATTGTTTTAAGTGTAATTCAGGGATTTGGAATTTCTGTAGGATTACAGAGCATGGCAGCTCCTGATGGATCGCCGGTTGTTATATCCACTATGAGTTCATGGGGCTTTAGAGCGCTTACAATAATTACTCTCACCGCAGGTACAACTTTTTTAATGTGGATGGGTGAACAAATAAGTGAACGTGGCATCGGAAACGGGATATCATTAATCATTTTTGCCGGGATTGTTGTAGATATTCCTGGAGCTTTGATTAATTCAATTCGATTGGTTCAGGCTGGGCAACTTTCTGTTCTTGTATTGGTTTTTACCTCAATATTAATGATCTTAGTGATTTTTGCCGTAATCTTTATGGAGACAGCGTATCGGAAAATTCCGGTCCAATATGCCAAACGTGTCCAAGGCAACAAAATGGTTGGTGGGCAGTCATCCCACTTACCTTTGAAAATTAATTCATCAGGTGTTATTCCTCCTATATTTGCTTCTTCGATTTTAGCATTTCCCGCAACAATAACAGGTTTCATCGCGATACCATGGGTTCAATCAATCAGTAATCAATTGATGCCAGGTCGTTTAGTGCATTCAATCCTGTTTGTGATGATGATCTTTTTCTTCTGTTTTTTTTACACGGCTATTCAATTCAATCCAGTAAAAATTGCCGAGGAAATGAAACGATATGGCGGATATATATTAGGCATTAGACCCGGCAAGAAGACAGCAGAATACATTAATGCGGTTTTAACGCGGTTGACTTTTGGCGGTGCCTTTTATCTTGCCGCAATCTGTATCCTTCCAAGTGTGCTGTTTGTTATGTTCAATGTTCCTTTTAGTTTTGGTGGTACCGCATTGTTGATTGTTGTTGGCGTTGGACTGGATACCATAAAACAAATAGAAGCATTTTTGCTTAATCGAAATTATGATGGGTTTACCCGTAAAAGTAAACGTCGGCGAGTTGGTTCTCGGGCGATGAAATTGTAA
- the rpmJ gene encoding 50S ribosomal protein L36, producing MKVRSSVKCICEKCRVIRRKGVVRVICENPKHKQRQG from the coding sequence ATGAAAGTCAGATCATCAGTTAAGTGTATATGTGAAAAATGTCGTGTCATTCGGAGAAAAGGGGTTGTTCGTGTTATTTGCGAAAATCCAAAACATAAGCAACGTCAAGGCTAA
- the rplQ gene encoding 50S ribosomal protein L17 → MRHLKSGRRLGVDTAHRRAMLRNMVTSLLENQQITCTLARAKELRGPLDKMITLGKRGDLHARRQALTFVKSKKSMEMLFGELAERYKDRSGGYSRIIRLAKRRLGDGAEMVIIQLIDSPQDVLSSLKKPKRSHSTKQSQTVLQEVSQEISQSPVQAVSE, encoded by the coding sequence ATGAGACACTTAAAATCAGGAAGACGATTAGGCGTAGATACAGCTCATCGGCGAGCTATGCTTAGGAATATGGTCACTTCTCTGCTGGAAAACCAGCAAATTACATGTACTTTGGCCCGTGCCAAAGAACTAAGAGGACCGTTGGATAAAATGATAACTTTGGGTAAACGTGGTGATTTGCATGCCAGACGCCAGGCTTTAACCTTCGTTAAATCAAAAAAATCCATGGAAATGTTGTTTGGGGAATTAGCTGAACGTTATAAAGATCGATCTGGTGGATATAGCAGAATTATTCGTTTAGCTAAAAGACGATTGGGGGATGGTGCTGAAATGGTGATCATTCAGTTGATTGACAGTCCTCAAGATGTATTGAGTAGTTTGAAGAAGCCAAAGCGTTCTCATTCCACAAAACAGTCACAGACTGTTTTACAGGAAGTAAGCCAGGAGATTTCTCAGTCTCCTGTCCAGGCAGTGTCTGAATAG
- a CDS encoding DNA-directed RNA polymerase subunit alpha → MFVKNWTEIAKPKRLQFETETDNPYYKKFILEPLEPGYGVTIGHALRRVLLSSIWGSSVIAVQIEGVNHEFTHIPGVLEDVVQIILNIKELQLKQFEDDIIEVELIGQGPCTLTANDISCLNRIEIMNPDLKIATLEENATLSMTLFICENKGFMTSEENQQLHDLPVNVIYLDSNHSPISRINYEIENARVDQKTDYDRLIFEIWTNGSVNPEDALAYGAKIIKEHMDVLINFDENHVEPEEIHEEVAVPVNENLYRSVSELELSVRSINCLQNAKIELIGDLVQKSEAEMLKTKNFGRKSLNEIKTILASMGLSLGMKLDNFDPKNNPYDKKKKQG, encoded by the coding sequence ATGTTCGTTAAAAACTGGACCGAAATTGCTAAACCCAAGCGGTTACAGTTTGAAACTGAAACAGATAATCCTTATTACAAAAAATTTATTCTGGAACCTTTGGAGCCAGGGTATGGTGTAACAATTGGCCATGCGCTGAGACGTGTATTATTATCATCAATTTGGGGTAGCTCTGTGATTGCTGTTCAAATTGAGGGTGTGAATCATGAGTTTACCCATATTCCAGGTGTTCTTGAGGATGTCGTTCAAATTATTCTGAATATCAAAGAATTGCAGCTTAAACAATTTGAAGATGATATCATTGAAGTTGAATTGATTGGGCAAGGTCCTTGTACTTTGACAGCTAATGATATTTCCTGTCTGAATCGCATTGAAATCATGAACCCTGATCTGAAAATTGCCACGCTTGAGGAAAATGCCACCTTGAGTATGACGCTGTTTATTTGTGAAAATAAAGGTTTCATGACTTCCGAAGAAAATCAGCAATTGCATGATTTGCCGGTCAATGTGATCTACTTGGATTCTAATCATTCTCCAATTTCAAGAATAAATTATGAAATTGAGAATGCCCGAGTTGACCAGAAGACAGATTATGATCGGTTGATTTTTGAGATCTGGACGAATGGTTCCGTGAATCCTGAAGATGCGTTAGCTTATGGTGCGAAGATAATTAAAGAACACATGGATGTTTTGATCAACTTTGATGAAAACCATGTTGAACCTGAAGAAATTCATGAAGAAGTGGCGGTACCGGTTAATGAAAATTTATATCGATCAGTCAGTGAACTTGAGCTTTCTGTCCGTTCAATAAATTGTTTGCAAAATGCAAAAATTGAGTTGATTGGTGATTTGGTTCAGAAATCTGAAGCGGAAATGTTAAAGACCAAAAATTTTGGTCGCAAATCGCTGAATGAAATAAAAACAATTCTTGCATCAATGGGATTATCATTAGGAATGAAACTGGATAATTTTGATCCCAAAAATAACCCTTATGATAAAAAGAAAAAACAGGGATAA
- the rpsM gene encoding 30S ribosomal protein S13: MARILGVDLPKNKRIEIALTYIFGIGRSTSNAILEETGISKDIRVHELTEVQVSQIRDAIEKKYKVEGDLRREVNLNIKRLMDLGNYRGLRHRRGLPVRGQRTKTNARTRKGPRRLAATKKK, encoded by the coding sequence GTGGCCAGAATTTTAGGAGTCGATTTACCCAAAAATAAACGGATTGAGATAGCGCTTACCTATATTTTTGGTATCGGGCGATCAACATCAAATGCAATTCTCGAAGAAACAGGTATAAGTAAAGATATCAGAGTGCATGAATTGACAGAAGTTCAGGTATCTCAGATTCGTGATGCCATTGAAAAAAAATATAAGGTTGAAGGTGATTTAAGAAGAGAAGTCAATTTAAATATTAAACGATTGATGGATCTTGGAAATTATCGAGGTTTAAGACATCGACGTGGGTTACCTGTGAGAGGTCAACGGACTAAAACGAATGCCAGAACAAGAAAAGGTCCAAGGCGACTTGCTGCAACCAAGAAAAAATAA
- the rplO gene encoding 50S ribosomal protein L15, whose amino-acid sequence MFLHQLENAEGARSSKKRVGRGPGSGLGKTSGKGGKGSTARSGYKSKRGFEGGQTPLQRRLPKFGFNNKAFRKEYSIVNVSMLEAFDGITSNEVITKEILKQQGLISNSNLPVKLLGDGELKKSLKIEVDRSSASAIEKVKAAGGEVTVLEQ is encoded by the coding sequence ATGTTTCTACATCAGTTAGAAAATGCAGAAGGAGCACGTTCTTCAAAAAAACGTGTAGGACGTGGTCCAGGAAGTGGTTTGGGCAAAACATCTGGTAAGGGTGGTAAGGGAAGTACGGCTCGTTCGGGATACAAATCAAAACGAGGCTTTGAAGGTGGACAAACTCCATTACAACGTAGATTGCCAAAGTTTGGTTTTAATAATAAAGCTTTTAGAAAAGAGTATTCCATTGTTAATGTTTCAATGCTTGAAGCATTTGATGGAATAACATCAAATGAAGTGATTACAAAAGAGATACTTAAACAACAAGGTTTAATCTCAAATAGTAATCTTCCAGTAAAATTACTGGGAGATGGTGAGTTAAAAAAATCCTTGAAAATTGAAGTTGATCGATCCAGTGCTTCTGCCATTGAAAAAGTAAAGGCAGCAGGTGGTGAGGTGACGGTACTGGAACAATAA
- the rpsK gene encoding 30S ribosomal protein S11 — protein MVKKRVTKKKEKKVVEHGIVHIQASFNNTIVSITDVQGNVVAWASSGLHGFKGSRKSTPYAAKVAAESATQKAKEFGMKEVQIQIKGPGAGRESALRAIAAEGIKVTSIRDVTPVPHNGCRPPKQRRI, from the coding sequence ATGGTCAAAAAAAGAGTCACAAAAAAGAAAGAAAAAAAAGTCGTCGAACATGGAATTGTTCATATTCAGGCCTCCTTCAATAACACGATTGTAAGCATTACCGATGTTCAAGGAAATGTAGTCGCATGGGCAAGTAGTGGATTGCATGGATTCAAAGGCTCTCGCAAAAGCACACCCTATGCGGCAAAAGTCGCTGCAGAGAGTGCAACCCAAAAAGCTAAAGAATTTGGGATGAAAGAAGTTCAGATTCAAATCAAAGGTCCTGGCGCTGGAAGAGAATCAGCATTACGTGCCATTGCTGCCGAAGGAATCAAAGTGACTAGTATTCGTGATGTTACTCCTGTACCACATAACGGTTGTCGTCCACCAAAACAACGCCGTATCTGA